The Euphorbia lathyris chromosome 2, ddEupLath1.1, whole genome shotgun sequence genome includes a window with the following:
- the LOC136218267 gene encoding small ribosomal subunit protein uS13z/uS13y/uS13x-like has product MSLVANEEFQHILRVLNTNVDGKQKIMFALTSIKGIGRRFANIVCKKADVDMNKRAGELSAEELDKLMVIVANPRQFKIPDWFLNRQKDYKDGKYHQVVSNALDMKLRDDLERLKKIRNHRGLRHYWGLRVRGQHTKTTGRRGKTVGVSKKR; this is encoded by the exons ATG TCGCTGGTAGCAAATGAAGAGTTTCAACATATTCTTCGTGTTTTGAACACGAACGTCGATGGTAAACAAAAAATTATGTTTGCCCTGACCTCCATCAAGGGTATTGGCCGCCGTTTCGCCAACATTGTCTGCAAGAAAGCCGATGTTGACATGAACAAAAG AGCTGGTGAACTATCAGCTGAAGAGCTTGACAAACTTATGGTGATTGTTGCTAATCCCCGCCAGTTCAAGATTCCAGATTGGTTCTTGAACAGGCAAAAGGATTACAAGGATGGGAAGTACCACCAGGTTGTATCCAATGCCTTGGACATGAAGTTGAGAGATGATCTTGAGCGATTGAAGAAGATCAG AAACCACCGAGGTCTTCGTCACTACTGGGGTCTCCGTGTTCGTGGACAGCACACCAAGACTACTGGACGCAGGGGAAAGACTGTTGGTGTCTCCAAGAAGCGATAA